From a region of the Synechococcus sp. PCC 7502 genome:
- a CDS encoding sensor histidine kinase KdpD produces the protein MANTQAITQTGLTDTYSKNIHSSSSPHHQTDRDSNSKKHWQWLILEIEDISNSASRFRVDDVIADTISVLSRVATPKGIDIIFTPNPEAIAHSDPDITYSMSHYLLSNLVKLSQRGETIRISSKIDQNIVLISITNVEIGMNKEKLDQLFKVNSDSTSMGLVGDLVPRIELLLCQNFARENIGVLSVISGETQGVTFTFTLPKVT, from the coding sequence ATGGCTAATACCCAAGCCATAACTCAAACTGGATTAACGGATACCTATAGTAAAAATATTCATAGCTCCTCTTCTCCCCATCACCAGACAGATAGAGATAGCAATTCAAAAAAGCATTGGCAATGGTTAATTTTAGAAATTGAGGATATATCGAATTCCGCTTCAAGATTTAGAGTTGATGATGTAATTGCTGATACGATTTCCGTATTATCCAGAGTTGCTACACCTAAAGGTATTGATATTATTTTTACTCCCAATCCTGAGGCGATCGCCCATTCAGATCCAGATATAACCTATTCTATGAGCCATTATCTGCTTTCCAACTTGGTTAAACTAAGTCAGAGAGGTGAAACAATAAGAATTTCTTCTAAAATTGATCAAAACATAGTTCTTATCTCGATTACTAATGTGGAAATAGGAATGAATAAAGAAAAATTAGATCAGCTTTTTAAGGTGAACTCAGACTCGACAAGCATGGGACTAGTTGGAGATTTAGTACCTAGAATTGAGCTATTGCTATGTCAGAACTTTGCTAGAGAGAATATAGGTGTTTTATCGGTTATCTCTGGAGAAACTCAGGGTGTAACATTTACGTTTACTTTACCCAAGGTGACTTAA